Proteins encoded together in one Schistocerca americana isolate TAMUIC-IGC-003095 chromosome 8, iqSchAmer2.1, whole genome shotgun sequence window:
- the LOC124545121 gene encoding proteasome subunit beta type-3 → MSVLAYNGGAIIAMKGKDCVAIASDKRFGIQAQTVSTDFKKIFEMGPHLYMALPGLASDTQTVHQKLKFRLNLYELKENRNIHPKTFAAMVSNLLYEKRFGPFFVEPVIAGLDPKTFEPFVCNMDLIGCQNIPEDFVVGGTCTEQLYGMCEALWRPDLGPDELFEAISQALLNAVDRDAISGWGAVVYIIEKNKVTVKQLKTRMD, encoded by the coding sequence ATGTCTGTACTTGCCTATAACGGTGGGGCGATTATCGCAATGAAAGGTAAAGACTGTGTAGCTATAGCATCTGATAAAAGATTTGGAATTCAAGCTCAGACAGTGTCAACCGACTTCAAGAAGATATTTGAAATGGGACCACATTTATATATGGCTTTGCCAGGTTTAGCTTCCGACACGCAAACCGTGCATCAGAAACTGAAGTTTCGCCTTAACCTCTACGAGCTGAAAGAAAACAGGAATATCCACCCTAAAACATTTGCAGCAATGGTTTCGAATTTACTTTATGAGAAAAGATTTGGACCTTTCTTTGTCGAACCCGTAATTGCGGGTTTAGATCCTAAAAcgtttgagccatttgtttgtaaCATGGACCTCATAGGTTGCCAAAATATCCCAGAAGATTTTGTAGTCGGCGGAACTTGTACTGAACAACTCTATGGAATGTGTGAAGCTCTGTGGCGACCAGACCTAGGTCCGGATGAGCTCTTCGAAGCCATATCGCAAGCACTGTTGAATGCTGTTGACAGAGATGCAATTTCCGGATGGGGAGCAGTTGTGTACATCATTGAAAAAAACAAAGTCACCGTGAAGCAGCTGAAGACGAGAATGGACTAA